One genomic window of Hyperolius riggenbachi isolate aHypRig1 chromosome 7, aHypRig1.pri, whole genome shotgun sequence includes the following:
- the ELFN1 gene encoding protein ELFN1 has product MAVQKGLVMPALCLWMFVLFALFYTGQVHADCWLIEGDKGFVWLAICSQNQPPYESIPQHINSTIVDLRLNENKIKSVHYSSLSRFGNLTYLNLTKNEVSYIEDGAFAGQFNLQVLQLGYNRLRNLTEGILRGLGKLEYLYLQANLIETVTPNAFWECPNIMNIDLSMNRIQRLDSNTFVGLSKLTVCELYSNPFCCSCELLGFLKWLDIFTNMTRTFDRMQCDSPPDYSGYFLLGQGRSNYRNALSMLSTLCTDGPYTIMPYVISPRYQVTTGPPESPCSEEDCFSGDGTTPLINVYTPPANSKVSLSVNLNTETHSDAVLVAEIPYPYSKMYILVQYNNSFFTDIRNLKSEKESIRLDGLKPNTNYTYCVASIRNSLRFNHTCIAFYTRSHTKQEHVPTPSTATHYIMTILGCLFGMVIILGIVYYCLRKRRQKEEKHKKAGSSMKKTIIELKYGPEMETPSISQLSQGQMMGPETMSRIPYLPSVGEVEQYKLIETSETPKATKGNYMEVRTGEQSDRRDCELSMSPDTQSSVAEISTIAKEVDKVNQIINNCIDALKSETTSFQGVKSGAVSTAEPQLVLISEQIPSKHGFLSPVYKDNYGHPLQRHHSMEGPTKRSSTSSSGSIRSPRSFRSEGSAHKSEAKYIEKTSPTADTILTVTPAAAILRAEAEKIRQYTEHRHSYPGSHQAEQQQQQQQQQQQPIPQHENMGVRKTSILEPLTRPRPRELAYSQLSPHYHNLSYSSSPEYTCKPSHSIWERFKLHRKRHKEEEYMAAGHALRKKVQFAKDEDLHDILDYWKGVSAQHKS; this is encoded by the coding sequence ATGGCAGTTCAAAAAGGATTAGTGATGCCAGCTCTGTGCTTATGGATGTTTGTTCTATTTGCCCTTTTTTATACAGGCCAAGTACACGCAGACTGCTGGCTCATTGAAGGGGACAAGGGTTTTGTTTGGCTTGCTATTTGCAGTCAAAATCAACCACCTTATGAGTCTATACCACAGCACATCAATAGCACCATTGTAGACCTTCGACtgaatgaaaataaaataaaaagtgtccACTACTCATCACTCAGCCGTTTTGGTAACTTAACGTACCTCAACCTCACCAAGAATGAGGTGTCCTACATCGAAGATGGAGCTTTTGCTGGTCAGTTCAACCTGCAGGTGCTTCAGCTTGGCTATAACCGATTGCGAAATCTGACAGAGGGAATTCTTAGGGGCCTGGGAAAGCTGGAGTATCTCTATCTCCAGGCAAACCTTATTGAAACTGTGACTCCTAATGCCTTTTGGGAGTGCCCAAACATTATGAACATTGACTTGTCTATGAATCGGATACAGAGGCTGGACAGTAACACCTTTGTAGGTCTCAGTAAGCTAACTGTGTGTGAGTTGTACAGTAATCCTTTCTGTTGCTCATGTGAACTTCTGGGCTTCTTAAAGTGGTTGGACATATTCACTAATATGACACGCACCTTTGACCGCATGCAGTGCGATTCCCCACCTGACTACAGTGGTTACTTTTTGCTTGGTCAAGGTAGATCCAACTATCGAAATGCTCTTAGCATGCTGTCTACTCTGTGCACAGATGGACCATACACCATAATGCCATATGTGATATCTCCAAGGTACCAAGTTACCACGGGCCCTCCCGAAAGCCCTTGTTCTGAAGAAGACTGTTTTTCTGGAGATGGGACTACACCTCTTATTAATGTATATACACCTCCTGCCAATTCCAAAGTCAGCCTCAGTGTAAATTTAAACACAGAAACACATTCTGATGCAGTTCTAGTGGCAGAAATCCCGTACCCTTACAGCAAGATGTACATCTTAGTTCAATACAACAATAGTTTTTTTACTGATATTCGGAACCTGAAGTCAGAGAAAGAATCTATAAGGTTAGATGGCTTGAAGCCCAATACAAATTACACTTACTGTGTCGCCTCTATTCGCAACTCTCTCAGGTTCAATCACACCTGCATAGCCTTTTACACACGCAGCCATACCAAACAAGAACATGTGCCTACGCCATCCACTGCAACTCACTATATCATGACTATCCTTGGCTGCCTGTTTGGTATGGTCATCATCTTGGGGATTGTGTATTACTGCCTGCGCAAAAGGCGCCAAAAAGAGGAAAAGCACAAAAAGGCAGGTAGCAGCATGAAGAAAACGATCATTGAGCTGAAATATGGTCCTGAAATGGAGACTCCTAGTATCAGCCAGCTGTCTCAGGGCCAGATGATGGGTCCAGAGACAATGTCACGTATCCCCTACCTACCGTCTGTGGGGGAGGTGgaacaatacaaacttattgaaaCCAGTGAGACACCTAAGGCAACAAAAGGAAACTACATGGAGGTACGGACTGGCGAGCAGTCTGATAGAAGGGATTGTGAACTGTCAATGTCCCCAGATACACAAAGTTCAGTGGCTGAGATATCTACTATTGCTAAAGAAGTGGACAAAGTTAACCAGATTATTAATAATTGTATAGATGCATTGAAGTCAGAGACCACTTCATTCCAAGGGGTCAAGTCTGGAGCTGTGTCTACAGCAGAACCCCAGCTGGTATTGATATCAGAACAGATACCTAGCAAACATGGCTTCCTTTCCCCAGTATATAAAGATAACTATGGTCACCCTTTACAGAGGCATCATAGCATGGAAGGGCCAACAAAACGCTCTAGCACATCATCCAGTGGCTCTATCCGCAGTCCTCGATCCTTTCGTTCTGAAGGATCAGCACACAAGTCTGAAGCAAAATACATTGAGAAGACCTCCCCAACTGCTGACACAATCCTCACTGTGACACCAGCTGCTGCCATCTTGAGAGCAGAAGCTGAAAAAATTCGCCAGTACACAGAGCATCGGCACTCTTACCCAGGCTCACACCAGGCTGAGCAGCAACaacaacagcagcaacagcaacaACAGCCCATCCCTCAGCATGAAAACATGGGAGTGAGGAAAACTTCCATACTGGAGCCTTTAACTCGGCCCAGGCCCCGGGAACTGGCCTACTCCCAGCTTTCACCTCACTACCACAACCTGAGTTACTCCTCTAGTCCAGAATATACCTGCAAACCCTCCCACAGCATCTGGGAGCGTTTTAAACTGCACCGTAAGCGCCACAAAGAGGAAGAGTACATGGCAGCCGGCCACGCCCTGCGCAAAAAGGTCCAGTTTGCCAAAGACGAGGATCTTCATGACATCCTAGACTACTGGAAGGGTGTGTCTGCCCAGCACAAGTCCTGA